A region of the Candoia aspera isolate rCanAsp1 chromosome 15, rCanAsp1.hap2, whole genome shotgun sequence genome:
CTCAGCCGCTTCTCTGCCTCCAAGGAGGGCAGCCAAAATAAATGGTATTTGACCATCAGCAACGTCCAGCCAGAAGACGAGGCTGCTTATTACTGTGCTGTGTGGTATCACCCAAGTACAGTGTTCCACAGTGATACAAACTCAAGAGGAACTGAGACCAAAACCGCCAGTGCAAAAAGCAACAGAAGCTTTCAGGAAACAATTCTTTAAATTCAGTTCTTCAATTGGCAGCCCTTTTCTTTCAGGCTCAGAGGGAGGGCTCTATTTTGAGGTAGAGCTGAGAGGGGCTGCCCTCCAGTTCCTCTGCAACCCTCACAATTTCCTCCAAGTCAGTTTTAGGCCTGCCTAGCCCTCAGGTCTGAGCCCTCATGCCTTCCTGAACTCTGCGGAGTCAGCGAAATAAAACTCTCTTGCCTTTCAGACACTTGCTCAAAAGATTGGCCAGATTTAAAGGAAGagttatccttgggagaagagcaatgaccaatcttgatcaaatagttaagagcagagacatcacactgacaacaaaggtccgcatagttaaagcaatggtgttccctgtagtaacatatggctgtgagagctggaccataaggaaggctgagcgaaggaagatcgatgcttttgaactgtggtgtggaggaaaattctgagagtgccttgggctgcaagaacatcaaaccagtccatactccaggcaataaagccagactgctcacttgagggaatggtattaaaggcaaaactgaaatactttggccacataatgagaagacaggacaccctggagaagatgctgatgctggggagagtggagggcaaaaggaagaggggccgaccaagggccaggtggacggatgacattctagaggtgacggacccatccctgggggagctgggggtgttgacgaccgacaggaagctctggcgtgggctggtccatgaagtcacgaagagtcggaagcgactaaacgaataaacaacaaaagtgcaGCCAAGCACAGGGAAGACCGTGATGGGAGGAGGCATTTGAAAAACGGTTCGTGTTCGTGCTGCTCACGCCTTTGTTGACTGTGGGGCGTGGGCCGAGCCACagttccagcttccccagtgaaaGGAGAGTCACCAACCACGTCTGAAGGCCAGAGAGGTCTCCGGTTCCTGTTTTGTCCTATAATTCCCCTGGAGGGACAGAGGAAAGCtgaattcctcttcctcctctttcactttcatcaaaggaaggacagaaatcactcatttctttcaattacaggtagtccttgcttcacACCATTCCTTTAGCGACTGTTCGGACTTGTGACGGTGCTGCAAAACTGTTTtgtaaacaacaaaaaggaagagTTAGAGAAGGCTTGGAAAGTCTCCCTGACTCCTGTTTTGCTTTTAGGCAACCTTGTATCACTTTCCGCCATTGTCTAGATGCTTGAAGGTTGCACAAGATGATCTTCTAGGTGGAGGTCCAGGACTAAATAGAGAAAGAGATaactctacctctacctctacctctacctctaccttcTCCCAGACACCGCCTTCAATGAAATGCCACAGTTAATGAGCCACAGTTAATGAGCTTCCATGGGTTTCTCTCTCAAAAGCCGTGCTTCACCAGGCCTTGATCACTTTCCAAATTGGGGGGGGCGGCTCTCCTTTTTTAGATCTCACTTTTTAAGGAAGGAATTGGAAGATGAAACAGATCAAAATTTAGATCATGGAAATATTCTgatcttattttgctttttgtgtgTCAACAATGCCAACAAAGGGGAGATATGTCACTTCTCTCAGAATAACGTGCATGATTGTGCACAAGGATATAGGTAGAGTTAAGAATATCAATACGGTAATCAATTCTACCCGATTCATTTGGACTGGCATCAGATGAGGAGTGGAAGACTGTCAACTGATTTTCAAAGGTTTAACATCTGATCCtgcagaacatcatccatccttttatgtctatctctatcatcatcGTTCTCCAAGATCATTCAAAGTTTGCTTGTCGGTCTTTTCCCCCCATCTGTGTCTAGCTGGAGCAGAAAGAAGGTCTGAAtgttttttaatgaaaggaaatgATTGCAAGGGAAAAGGAGATAAAAGGATCAGGAGAACCCAGCTCAGAGCCACCTTCTTCCCAGCCAGAGAAGCTTCCGAGTTTCTCACCGTCCTTTCGGCCCCTCTTCTCTTCACCCTCCTCACCTGCTGCTcaggtagaagaaaagagagtTTCCTTGCGTGATTTCTCCCATCGACTGTTAATTGATTTCAATCTTTGCTTCTTAATCCCGATTTTAATTCTATGAATGGTGtcctgcatatctccatgaaagcagctgaattctgcacaAAAGGGACCACCGTTAGCAAATGCTACGTTTGACTGtggcctttttatttctttttcctccttttcttttattcttttgtttgtatTTCCCAATTATTGTATTCTGTCATTTCTTTCTTTGACTCTCCAAGATTTATTTTGGCTTTTACAATTTCCTGCTTTCTGTCTAATGGATCATCAAGGGGACTTACAAGAAGAGGAAAAGTATAAAACCCAAATTCCTTATTCCTTCATTTACTTTGTTTCATTGGCCAAATCAAAGAAGTCAAGGAGAAGAATCAGGGAATGGAATAATTGATAGATAGttgaatattttgtttctttggcaGGTGCCTTCGCCCAGTATCTCCTGACCCAGCCGCTGTCCGTCTCTGTGTCCCTGGGGCAAAATGGAGGAATCACTTGTTCAGGAAACAAAATTGGAGGAAAGAACGTTCACTGGTACCAGCAGAAGCCGGGGAGTCCCCCTGTCCTGATTATATACGCTGATAGCCAGAGGCCCACCGGGATCTCAGACCTGTCCTAACAAACAGgagccacgctgagacaaggaataggtctctagtgttttattactgctacataacagaaaatcctaacaaactgaagaagcgtgggaaaaacccagacatataaaccccaaaggctaaggcgggcccgatctgtgtctctttgaatggatacctaattcctcagtactacgcatgcgctttacagcctggatgggagccccctgctcgccatccttactcatgacatcaccctcccctccagattcacattccatttcagccccctcccttccagaggcttgataagattcaACGTCTCCTTCtgaggtcccatgggaactgggcaaggatggaaagtcttcaaaggaaaactcctccaaggacgaatcagtgctgctctccaggtctgataacgcttctggcccaggtggccgctgctggaaaatagctagataattagaagagtcgtcccccctcccccctgggaaatgcacgcctgaggtggagggctgcgcccccccctcctctgtaactggagtcaaggcttcaggcgggggtggaaggtgcaaacttacgaattcctctgcctgctcatccaagtgaggaatctctggtagagtgcgaggcttgggtttgtgagggaaaagctgatggaatcgatgaaccagtgctggagcatgtacatctctggcattctcccacatgcgctcttacTCAGGGTGctctttccagtgtatgaaatattggatgccccttctcctcttcctagagtccagaatttcctcgacttcatattcctcctccccctccacaattactggaggtgggggggggggcagttgcgatcgtaaggcacttgggggagggtctttggctagcaatgatctgtgaaacactggatggactttcctggatgctggtagctgtaaacgataagccactggatttatctgctgcgcctgtcctaactgccaggaaacacactgagacaaggaactggtctctaatgttttattgcttgcacataacaggaatcctaacaaactgaagaagtgtgggaaaaacccagccatataaaccccaaaggttaaggcggtcccgatctgtgtctctttgaatggctacctaattcctcactgctacgcatgtgcttgacagtctggatgggagccccctgttcgccatccttactcatgacagcgccacagtgaaagggcccacaataagtaagagtccaatttcttggagggtctggtagagttcaaaaacttggtagagagccacactctgtctcctactgcaattgctggcccctcttgtctgtgagcatctgcagctctcttgtaagcactctttgccctgttcagctgctcctttaacaactcctgtgcggcttgttgctctttaagaaaatcagccgcggctggaacagctccctgctgggaggaggtgggcaacacccaggggttaaccccatagagtgcctggaaaggggacatcttggtcaaggattgcacagagttgttataagtaaattctgccatggggagcagggctggccaattgtcttgctgataagtggtgtaacacctgagatactgctgtaaccattggttaattttctcggcttgcccgttactagcaggatgatgcgatgatgacaggtggatctggacccctaatgactggaaagggccctccagaaaactggaagtgaactgtgggcctctgtcactcaccaagtgattcaccatgcctctatacctaaaaacatggtccatgaacaactgcgctgtggcttgtgcagatgggaggcccttgcaaggaataaatgcgccatttttgtgaaaaggtccaccaccactagtatggaagtcagcccctggaccgggggtaaatcagtgatgaaatccatggagattgtatcccaaggcctactgggggtgggtaggggttgcaagagtcctgtgggcttccctgggagaggcttggctcgcctgcaggtgtgacaagaagcaacgtaaccctttatgtctgcagtcatcttaggccaccagtagtctctcagagctctatggagagttttgaaaagacctccgtggcctgccgtttgatggtcatggcaaagtctcagtacttcttccctcaatgaagggggaatatataatcgcccactatgccagaggattcctgcctccacattgaatgggggggcagtgtcttgcggggccctctggaggtcatccatcctggccctggaaTATGGGTCCTGTTTccgctgagctctgactcttgtaaataggtcctctgcttgtctgcctgctgctaaaatctctgtctggttccccctcatagactgatcaaagttgtgaggttgtaatatagtagcctgtacctcctggtgcgtggcaggggttgcctgaaaggatcgagacagggcgtctgccaagcagttttgcaccccgggcacataagaaatcacaaaattgaaacaggagaaaaactggctccctctgatttggcgtggggtgagggatctggtgttttgtagaagctgtaaattcttgtgatcggtgcaaactttcaccagaaaggttgccccttctagccagtgcctccactcttggaatgctgctttaattgccagcaactccttgttaaaaacatcatagtttctctctgctggtgagagcaggcgtgaaaaaaaggcacacggaagcaatgtattctcggctttgtttgtatattgcaataacactgccccaatggcaatatcggaagcatctgaatgcattatgaattgcttcgtggggtcagggtgtcttaacagcggctgggatgcaaagagttgcttaaattcttggaaggctgcttgctctctctccccccaaatgaattttgatcctttcttcaaaagctgtgtgaggggtctagccctgtcactaaagttttttatgaaccgtctgtaaaaattggaaaatcctagaattctttgtacatctttaacatttcggggaggtggccaagagagaattgcctggaccttagaaggatccatggatatgccttctgttgatactttatagcccaggaaaggtaattcagttaaatcaaaggcacacttctctagcttggcgaacagcttgttctctctcagtctttgtaagacattgcgtacatgggttacatgagttgtagcatcctcagagaaaattaatatgtcatctagataaatgaccagatacttatctagtaaatcagagaaaatttgattcataaatctggaaaatatggctcctgcattagacaagccaaagggcaaaacaaggtactcaaatttaccaaacctggtgtcgaaggcagtcagatattcgtgcccctctttcatccggatcagattgtacgcattcctgagatccaacctggtaaaaatgcgtgctttctgcaagcgatctagcagatccaagattaaaggcagaggataggattctttttttgttattttattgagggaactgaaatcgtggaccactctcacgggtgtctcctgggttgcaggtgccaacgggtcaggcttctttggtacgaagaaggtaggagcagaggctggggaagtagatggtcggatgaaccccttttggagattagagtccaagtaatcctttaaggtggctggttccttgggagacatgggatattgtttctttgctggaatcctggctcctggtatcaactcaatggtgcaatcacagtccatatgggggggtagtgctgtggcctcttgttctctgaaaacgtctgcgaaatctgcatacttggctggcaactggaccccccttgcttccgtgactgtgttggttgctagagagcggagagcagcttgaatcttgtggtgctggcattccttagctgggaaggagattgctcccatagtccagttcagcaacgggttgtggatcctcagccaaggtgtgcctaggattacaggcacattaagcgatgcagtaacataaagctggatccactcagtgtggtctcccgttgtcagttgcaccggttctgtgagccttctaatcagccctgccttgagggcctggccgtcaatggtctccacttctatgggacatggcaattctctaGTCGGGATGATTGTGCAAAAGCATATAGGTACACTTAAGAATATCAATACGGTAATCAATTCTACCCGATTCATTAGGACTGGCATCAGATGAGGAGTGGAAGACTTTCAACTGATTTTCAAAAGCTTAATGTTTGATCCtgcagaacatcatccatcctcTTGATgtctatctctatcatcatcGTTATCCAAAATCATTCAAAGTTTGCTTGTCGGTCTTTTCCCCCCATCTGTATCTAGCTGGAGCAGAAAGAAggtctgaatgtttttttaatgaaaggaagtGATTTACATGCAAATGAGTTGCcaaggaaaagaagataaaagaaccAGGTGAACCCAGCTCGGAACCACCCTCTTCTCCACAGGAGAAGCTTCTGAGGTTCTCACCATGCtttcggcccctcttcttttcacCCTCCTCACCTACTGCTCAGGTAGAAGAAAGCAGGAGTTCCTTGAATGATTTCTCCCAAAAGCTGTGAATTGATTTCAATCTTTGCATattaatttggattttaattCTATGAATTGTGTCCCGCATATCTCCATGAAAGCAGCTCAATTCTGCACAGAAGGGACCACCCTTAGCAAATGCTGCCTTTGAATACGGCCTTTTGGTTTCTCttgattccttttcttttactcttcttttttctgtttctatattGACTCTCCACAATTCATTTCAGCTTTTATAAATGCCCACCTTTCTATCTGTTGCATCATCCAGGGGGcttacaagaagaaaagaaaaggatgaaatccaaatactttatttctgcatttacttTGTTTCACCTCCCAGATCAAGGAAGCTGAGGAGAAGAATCAGGGAATGGCAGAGTTCCCAGCTGtttgaatattttgtttctttggcaGGTGCCTTCGCCCAGTATCTCCTGACCCAGCCGCCCTCTGTGTCTGGGTCCCTGGGGCAAAATGGAAGAGTCACTTGTGCCGGAAACAACATTGGAGGAAAGAAGGTTCGGTGGTACCAGCAGAAGCCTGGGAGTCCCCCTGTCCTGATTATATATGCTGATAGCCAGAGATAGCCCCACCGGGACCTCAGACCGATTCTCTGGCACCAACTCTGGCAACACGGCCACCCTCAGCTTCTCAGCAGTGTTTTCAAAGCAAGCTTAAAAgagaaaatcaatttatatactcTATGTCCATATGAGGGAAATCTCATATTATACTTCACATTCTTTAATGCAGTCATTTAGATCCTTTGAGGAACAACCATGATCTCCAGCTCTTGCAATGCTGAAGGGCAGCATCTGTCCCACTCGTTCAGCAGTGCAGCTCCAGGCTCTGGACACCTCAGccacttctctccctctctggcctggcagGAACCTTCTTCCCTTCCGATGGGAGCTGAAGGCATGGCGGGAgcgtcatttcttttctttccagcttTGTAGATCTCAGGGCGGGAATGGCTGGAGTTGATTCTGATTCACTGAGCCACAAGGCTGAAAGAAGAAACATGAGGGAAGTTCTAACTCCTGCATCCTTTACACAAAACAAAGTGTTAAAGAGAAACCTGCAAGAGTTAAAACTCCATCTGTAGCTAAAATCCTTCTCCACTTTGGCCAAACCACCTAAACACTTGAATTCTGTGTCAAAAAGTCTTGGTCCCGAActggacagaaagaaaggaacatcTAACATTAATGGGACATTTAAGTATTCTGTCATTAAAGAAAAGAGGCAGGTTTCAGAAGAAGGTTTAAGCTACAAAGGGACAATTCGCCAATATTCTCCTCTCTGGGACCACCTGGAGGAGCTCTTCCACTCTGTTAAACGTCAGAGGAACTGAGACCAAAACCTCCAAAGCAAAAGGCGGCAGCAGCTCTTAGAAGTCAAGAGAATTGACACATTTCAGTTCCAGCAGCCGCAACACTTCCCTTTCAGGTTCAGGAAAAATCTCAAGGAACGTGACCTCCTTCCATGAATGGCACAGCAGGGAGGCTTCCATAACCACGCGTGATCCTAAGGACTTCCTCTCAGTCAAGGATGAGCCCTCATGGAGGAGCACCAACCTTTGGCTTTCTGATCTCTTCTGACTCTGTTGGCTGCAAGACACTTGCCCAAACCAGCATGACCTCACTGTGCACAATAACTGAAGGAGAAATATTTCTGAGTTCTGTTTTCTTCACTCTTACCTGAGTTTCAACTATATTTTGgagttgatggcatataatctgtAGGAGGAAGTTCCAGAATAAACATGAGAAATTTGGCAGAACCTTTAAAAGGGAATGCTATTTTCTCAAACATTGAAATCTGTCCCTGTGAACTATTTCTTCTAATTCTTCCTTTCTAATGCTTCTACAAATTGGAGTCACCTCTGGCTCCACGTGATTACAATATTCTTGCCAGATGAGAGCAATATGTTCATGAACCCCCCTCAACGAGCAGAACTCTAAGGCAGCGCATCAGAGTCCCGTCCTCCTGACCAGCTTGCTTCCTTCTGGCTCTGCCTGGCTACCCACCTCTGGCAACAGAAGGGAACATCCGGCATCCATTTTATGGCCAGATCTGAACAAGGTCTGCAGCCAGAGCAGATGGCCGGGGAAAGTGGGAAACACACACCGAAGActttggaggggaaggggagatgAAGCAAACAAGAGATGAAAAGAGGAACGTGAAGCCACATCTTTCCTCCAAAGTCAATTGGTCTTATCCAAACACAGCTAATGAGATGCAAGCAGAATTTGCATAAATGGGCGGACCCAGATTCCTGGGGGTTTAAAGGGAACCTTCCAGTCTCCCAGTCAGAGTTACACAGAAAGCTCCATTCTCCATCATGGCGTGGACTCTGCTCTTGGCCTTCTTCTTCACATGGAGCACAGGTAATTTAGGAGGAATGCTCAcatctcattttatttctgccaGAATTCAAGGCTAGGAAAATATCGAGCCAACCTGAAGAGGGGACATAATGCTGATCTGAGGGCCACACTGGTTTCACACCCATCCACATCCACACAGAGTACCTGACTGAATAGTGGAGGAGGCTGTTGGAAGACTAGCCTGCATTTGAATTTGGGCAGCTCTTCAGGAGATACTGCTGAAGGTGATATATGCTATTTCCATTCCAcaatcttccttttctaatttcagGGGCCCATTCACAGTACACCTTGACTCAACCTGCTGCCCAATCATCTCCCCTGGGACAATCAGCAAAGATCTCATGCACCATGAGCCGGGACAGCCAGGTGGGCAGTTATAGCATAGCTTGGTACCAACAACACCCTGGAAAGAGCCCAAAATACCTTCTCTATGATAGCAACAGCAATGGCCGGTTCACGGGGTCCAAGGACACCTCTGCCAATGCAGCCTACTTAACAATTGCCAGCCTCCAGGCTGATGATGAGGCGGATTACTACTGTGGTGGTGCTTACGGGAGTGGCAGCAACTTCAGGTATCCACAGTGATACAGACACTTGCAGAAGTGAGACAAAATCTCTCCCCTGAGCTGCTTGGAGAACAGTTTCCTTTCGCCCTGAACTCACCATCCACCTGGCCTCGTAAAATTTCATGCACTGATGACTTGCCAGCCAGTCGTGTTATTATCTCACCCTTGGTGAACCCCAAGTTCTCTTTTTGCAACAAATATCAATTCACTCTTAAACAAAAGTAAAAGGACATGAATGATTCTGATGTATTTTGCCCATCACGATTCTACAGTGAAGGCCAATTCAGACAGTGGCATAATCACACCTCCCTATCATCACTCTATGCCTTTTCACACACCAATGACATGAAGATAAGACTCTGCCCAAGCATCTGCTTTGGTCCCTTCTGATAGCAGCTGAAAGAATGGTAGGAACATCACTCCCTCCCGCTTTTTGCCCCACACCCCTCATGACTTAAATTCTAACGGTCAATGAAGCAACACCGAGGGGAAATATCGCAGACCTTGGAAAACTGAGCAGATGGGGGAGCTGTGtgccattgtcttcctccacATCCTGTACACAAAACCACGTGTTAGAATAAAGACAGCAAGGTTGAAAAGTTCACTTGCGGTATAACCTTTTCTCAGCTATGGCCAAACCACCTTAAGACTTGGAGTTTTGCTCTAAAAGTGTTCATTCCCAACTGGACCAGAACAAAGGAACAAACAACTTGAATGGAATATTCAAGCACTGAGTCATTAAAGTTAAGATTCCCATTTCAGAGGAAGGATTAGGTTAGAAAGAGAAAATCTACCAAGATTCTCCTCCCTGTGACCACTTGGAGGAGCTCTTCCACTATAACCCACATTCTTTAATATGGTCCTCCAAATCTTTGGAGAAATATCAAGGATGGCACAAGAAGGCAATCTCCAAGGATCTCCTGTGTCCCCTGAAGCCCAGGGACTTTCAGAAGCTCTCTTAAATCTAGAGAGTGAGATAATGAACACGATTTTCCCACCCTTCTCCTGAATCCCACTGAGCCAACTCACTAATGTATAAACCGGACCAAACATGGGTGATCTtggaaaagctaaacagggttagAGCTGATTAAAACCTGAATGGGACTCTACCAAGGACATCCATATCTGTAGCACTGCATCACTGGGTCTATAAGAGAGCTTCAGGCAAGAAAATTAGGAAGCATCACCTGTCTGAACGTTCCCCTCTGCTATAAGAAATGGACCAATGAGACATCAGGAAAGCAGGGGGAGGAGCTAGGTATGCAAATCGGCCCTGAAACAAGTGGGGTTGATATAAGAAGCCCCAATAAAGCTCACTTGCATTCACTCATTGGCTTCATCTCCAGAAAGCCAAGAAATTCTCAACATGTTGGGAGCATCTCTCCTTGTCCTTCTGGGCATCTGGTGCACAGGTGAGTGAAGGACGACCCAACACAACTCC
Encoded here:
- the LOC134505906 gene encoding uncharacterized protein LOC134505906, whose translation is MAWTLLLAFFFTWSTGAHSQYTLTQPAAQSSPLGQSAKISCTMSRDSQVGSYSIAWYQQHPGKSPKYLLYDSNSNGRFTGSKDTSANAAYLTIASLQADDEADYYCGGAYGSGSNFSNTEGKYRRPWKTEQMGELCAIVFLHILYTKPRLTCIHSLASSPESQEILNMLGASLLVLLGIWCTGSRSQPTLIQESSVSPSPGQTVKLSCSLSSGQVQSYWQSWHQQKEGGPPRFLYGYYNSATPGSGDLSRFSASKESSQNKWYLTISNVQPEDEAAYYCAVWYHPSTLFHSDINSRGTETKTTSAKCGSSF